CTTCGGCACAGGCGCTGGCATCGCGTTCCTCAGCAAAGGCTTGCTCGTACCCGGTGTGCTGGGCCTCACGGCACTGGCCGTCTTCGTGTTGCCTGCGTATCGCACGCGCCGTTACGCGACGGCGCTCGGTTGGGCGGTGCTCGCCTCGCTGCCGTGGCTGATCGTCTGGCCGATGTTGTTCTGGCGCGCGTCCGAGCCGCTGTTCATCGAGTGGTTCTGGGATAACAACTTCGGCCGGTTCTTCGGCTTTGTGCATCTCGGGGGCGAACGCAAGTCGTACTGGAACGACGTGACCAGCTTGCTTGGGCTGACCTTTCCGGCGGGCTGGCTTGCCGTGGGCGCGCTGATTTCACAGCTGCGCCAAGGCACCGGCGAACGTCTGCGACGCTTCGTCGGCGAACGCCCGGAACTCGCCATGCTGTGGCTGTATGCCGTGCTGTTCGTGTTGACGCTGGTGGTGTCGTCGGCCATCCGCGACATCTATATGTTGTCGCTCTTCCCGGCTATCGCCGTGCTGGGCGCAGGCGTGCGCCTGCCGTCGTGGCTGGAGAAGACGTGGTCGGGCGTGGCGCTGGTGCTCATGAGTGTGCTGGGCGTCTTCCTCTGGGTGCGCTGGGGGCTGCAACTGACCGGAAACGGGCACGTCGCCGCGGGTCCGATCGGCAAATGGTTGCCACTCGATTACGTGCTGCCGTTCTCGCCGGGGTTGTTCCTCGCAGGTCTCGTGATCGCGGCATTGTGGGTGACGGCCATCGTGCATCGTCGTGCGCTCGGTGCACTCGTGTTCGGTTTCGCTGGGCTGATGTTTGTCTGGGGAACGCTTTCGACGCTGCTGCTGCCGTGGGTCAACGAAGCACGCAGCTATCGCACGCCGTTCGCCGCGTTGCATGAGGCGCTGGCGCAAGTGCCGCGGGCAACGAAAGCCATGAAGACGACGGAGGCGAGAGAGGCGAGAGAGGCGACTGAGGCAGGAAA
This window of the Pandoraea sputorum genome carries:
- a CDS encoding ArnT family glycosyltransferase, producing MRPPSAAATGRLERLPSGQSPRLSDEMSIATPTPSSRTRFVFWLSAALLFAFLLAGLFDRDPWKADEPYSVGMVLNFFRGHDLIVPRVAADPFVEKPPVMYWTGAMFARVTSAVLPVFQGAQFAVLAWLVIAVICVGRLAQRLYGSDTFNWLAPMLMVGSFGAIENIHKLTADVPQLAGAALALAALARLARAENSARLWGLLFGTGAGIAFLSKGLLVPGVLGLTALAVFVLPAYRTRRYATALGWAVLASLPWLIVWPMLFWRASEPLFIEWFWDNNFGRFFGFVHLGGERKSYWNDVTSLLGLTFPAGWLAVGALISQLRQGTGERLRRFVGERPELAMLWLYAVLFVLTLVVSSAIRDIYMLSLFPAIAVLGAGVRLPSWLEKTWSGVALVLMSVLGVFLWVRWGLQLTGNGHVAAGPIGKWLPLDYVLPFSPGLFLAGLVIAALWVTAIVHRRALGALVFGFAGLMFVWGTLSTLLLPWVNEARSYRTPFAALHEALAQVPRATKAMKTTEAREAREATEAGKSGASACIGSFNVGESERAMLDYFIDVRPVQLSSLDDASRCDTLLVLDKAAARIAVPDAWREIWQGGRAGDTNERFRAFVPAAPATASAALAAPAAVQ